TCCGTACCGTAACCCTTACCCCAATAGTCTTGGTCTCCAATCAGTATTCCAAGCCTATACACACCAGGAAAGGCATTTGACAACTTGAGCGAGCAGTTGCCGATGTACTTCCCGTCTGCCTCAATAGCGAAATACTGAGCGTTTCGATCTTTCTTAGTACAGAGTTCATACATTTCCTGGGCTCTTTCTAGTGGTGATACATGTGGGAGACCAGCATTGAGCAGGTACAGATCAACATCCTGATTGTACTTATGTTGCCGTTCGATATCGCTCTTTACCATTGGGCGAAGTATGACCTTATCTCCATTTAGCATTGGATCTCCCTCATCGATATGCACACTCCGGCGTAGTAGCAAGCAGTGAACAGAGCAGAAGAATAAGGTAGTACTTGTCTACTGCAGCCGGTTCGCTAATGATTAATGTACT
The Candidatus Aegiribacteria sp. DNA segment above includes these coding regions:
- a CDS encoding GNAT family N-acetyltransferase → MLNGDKVILRPMVKSDIERQHKYNQDVDLYLLNAGLPHVSPLERAQEMYELCTKKDRNAQYFAIEADGKYIGNCSLKLSNAFPGVYRLGILIGDQDYWGKGYGTDTVRVLLGYGFHYLGARRIGLSTNAKNPRAISCFRTCGFVEEGRARKVQWIDGDYTDLVTMGILREEWEGME